A genomic window from Flavobacterium hankyongi includes:
- a CDS encoding FAD-dependent oxidoreductase, with amino-acid sequence MQTPQKIAVIGSGLVGTLLAIYLKKMGHTVHVFDRSPDIRTVEFSGRSINLVMSNRGWKALEDIGIDDEIRKIGIPVDKRAIHLQDGKLNYQYYGKDGEAIFSLSRGVLNRKMIDLAEQVGVEFKFEHKIWDVTLADATLHIGDTERGEWTELKYDKVFGADGAFSRIRHRMQRQSMFDYSQEFMKIGYKELHIPANPDGTHKIDKNSLHIWPRGQFMLMALANLDGSFTCTLFMPFEGENSFEALKEEKDLVDFFAKYFPDTKEVIPDLVQDFFKNPTSYLVMMKCFPWTHENNIALIGDAAHAIVPFYGHGMNAGFEDITVLVQMIEKYGDDWQKIFEEYGKSRKSNADAIAELSLRNFIEMSAKTADEKFLLQKKIEKWFSDKHPEKWLPLYSRVTFSTQPYSEALAIGDFQNKIMEEVMTISDIENKWDSKEVEEKIISLLNSKVH; translated from the coding sequence ATGCAAACTCCTCAAAAAATTGCTGTAATAGGTTCTGGATTGGTTGGAACATTATTAGCAATCTATTTAAAAAAAATGGGACACACGGTTCATGTTTTTGATCGTAGCCCTGATATTAGAACAGTTGAATTTTCAGGACGTTCGATTAATCTTGTAATGTCTAATCGTGGATGGAAAGCTTTAGAAGATATAGGAATTGATGATGAAATTCGCAAAATAGGAATCCCAGTTGATAAGCGTGCTATTCACTTACAAGATGGTAAATTAAATTATCAGTATTATGGTAAAGATGGTGAAGCAATTTTTTCACTTTCACGCGGAGTTTTAAATCGAAAAATGATTGATTTAGCGGAACAAGTTGGTGTCGAATTTAAATTTGAACATAAAATTTGGGATGTAACTTTAGCAGATGCTACATTACATATAGGAGATACCGAAAGAGGGGAGTGGACAGAATTAAAATACGATAAGGTTTTTGGAGCCGATGGTGCTTTTTCAAGAATACGTCATCGTATGCAACGTCAAAGTATGTTTGATTATTCGCAGGAGTTCATGAAAATTGGCTACAAAGAATTACACATACCTGCTAATCCTGATGGGACTCATAAAATTGATAAAAATTCATTGCATATTTGGCCACGTGGTCAATTCATGTTAATGGCATTGGCCAACCTTGACGGAAGCTTTACTTGTACACTTTTTATGCCTTTTGAAGGAGAAAATTCTTTTGAAGCTTTAAAGGAAGAAAAAGATTTAGTCGATTTTTTTGCTAAATATTTCCCAGATACAAAAGAAGTTATTCCAGATTTGGTACAAGACTTCTTTAAAAATCCAACGAGTTATCTTGTGATGATGAAATGTTTTCCGTGGACTCATGAAAATAATATTGCATTAATTGGTGATGCTGCTCATGCTATTGTCCCTTTTTATGGACATGGAATGAATGCAGGATTTGAAGATATTACGGTCTTGGTTCAAATGATTGAAAAATATGGAGATGACTGGCAGAAAATCTTTGAAGAATATGGAAAATCTCGTAAATCAAATGCAGATGCCATTGCAGAACTTTCATTGAGAAACTTTATTGAAATGAGTGCTAAAACGGCCGATGAAAAATTCTTGCTTCAAAAGAAAATCGAAAAATGGTTTTCTGACAAACATCCAGAAAAATGGTTGCCATTGTATAGTCGAGTAACATTTAGTACCCAGCCATATTCTGAAGCTCTTGCGATAGGTGATTTTCAAAATAAAATAATGGAAGAGGTTATGACAATTTCAGATATTGAAAATAAATGGGACAGTAAGGAAGTCGAAGAAAAGATAATTTCATTATTGAATTCGAAAGTGCATTAA
- a CDS encoding cupin domain-containing protein — MKKYFIQKSPFVVPTTDGKLIEEHHGLATTNNSEISIAHMVAPPGWSEPFQTPEFDEYTYIISGKKQFIIDDEKVILEAGQSIKIEKNTRIQYSNPFDAPCEYIAICKPAFSMDLVHREEN, encoded by the coding sequence ATGAAAAAGTATTTTATTCAGAAGTCACCATTTGTAGTTCCAACTACTGATGGAAAATTAATAGAAGAACATCACGGACTTGCCACAACTAACAATAGCGAAATTTCAATCGCTCATATGGTAGCACCTCCTGGTTGGAGCGAACCTTTCCAAACACCAGAATTTGATGAATATACTTATATCATTTCTGGAAAGAAACAGTTTATTATTGATGATGAAAAAGTTATTCTAGAGGCGGGACAATCAATTAAAATAGAAAAAAACACAAGGATTCAATATTCGAATCCGTTTGATGCCCCTTGTGAATATATTGCTATTTGCAAGCCTGCATTTAGTATGGATTTAGTTCATAGAGAAGAAAATTAA
- a CDS encoding DUF2339 domain-containing protein — translation MEIVLLLIIIVLVIVIMNNQNAKFDNLQNSISRLQQRINDLNKRLDEKKETSTVTEEKKLETTLHISKEENKTPVFAKIDEQKVIEQNVEPILKEESNEPLQVDIAKEVVKPIIEKKQIFVESKKSWFEKFRENNPDLEKFVGENLINKIGILILVLGISFFVKYAIDKNWINETARVGIGILAGSLVMGVAHKLKQNYKAFSSVMVAGAISIFYFTIAIAFHDYHLFSQSVAFAIMVVITAFSTFVSLAYDRQELAVLSLIGGFAVPFMVSTGQGNYVVLFIYIAILNIGILGIAYFKKWNLLTLLSFLFTTLLFFSWYISELDANKLPHKGALIFATLFYFLFSITAVLNNVRSKGEFSKMDYFIVLANTFAYFGLGLGIIHNWGVEAKGLFTLSLAIYNLVYAAILYKRFGLDKKAVYLLIGFVFTFITITIPVQFEGNQITLFWACEAVLLLWLSQKSKIDLFKIGALLVQILTVISLVLDWNNHYNLSDNKLTIIFNPAFLAGIVVLASLIAIRFLLKKEESVTNVFSFKFDPVLYSSVLQWKILVIAYFVGIFEVGYQSGTYLSNEFSAMSLPVTYHYVFSTILVYLALKLYKEKIFPLVTLLVVMNVFLYVVYFYRIPSNEVSSNIIANLNSGVAFYFHYIILGCTAYFILILAKQILNESPFSFLKSRIALWILVFCGVYVLSNELIVHCLYFTDLKSIMSNVKKLAGKEDYMFDFYTDEMLDGIKTQVVKIGYPILWGILSFALLVYGIKKQWKELRIIALSLLGLTIVKLFVYDINNVSETGKIVAFILLGVLVLTISFVYQKIKKLVVDENENIVQDEKID, via the coding sequence ATGGAAATAGTTTTATTGTTAATTATAATAGTTCTTGTAATTGTTATAATGAATAATCAGAATGCTAAATTCGATAATCTTCAAAATTCCATTTCTAGATTGCAGCAACGAATCAATGATTTGAATAAGCGATTGGATGAAAAAAAAGAAACTTCTACTGTTACAGAAGAGAAAAAATTAGAGACTACTCTCCATATAAGTAAAGAAGAAAACAAAACTCCTGTTTTTGCAAAAATTGATGAGCAAAAAGTAATTGAGCAAAACGTTGAGCCAATTTTAAAAGAAGAAAGCAATGAACCGCTTCAAGTAGACATTGCCAAAGAAGTAGTTAAACCTATCATCGAAAAGAAACAAATATTTGTTGAGTCTAAAAAGTCTTGGTTTGAGAAATTCAGGGAAAACAATCCAGATTTAGAGAAGTTTGTTGGTGAAAATCTGATTAATAAAATTGGAATCCTGATTTTGGTTTTGGGGATTAGTTTCTTTGTGAAATATGCCATCGATAAAAACTGGATTAATGAAACAGCTCGTGTAGGAATAGGTATTTTAGCTGGTTCACTCGTTATGGGTGTAGCTCATAAACTGAAGCAAAACTATAAGGCTTTTAGTTCTGTAATGGTTGCAGGAGCTATCAGTATTTTTTACTTTACTATTGCCATAGCATTCCATGATTATCATCTTTTTAGTCAAAGTGTAGCTTTTGCCATTATGGTTGTAATTACAGCCTTCAGTACATTTGTATCTTTGGCTTATGATCGCCAAGAATTGGCAGTGTTGTCTTTAATTGGTGGTTTTGCTGTGCCATTTATGGTTAGTACTGGTCAAGGAAATTATGTGGTGTTATTTATTTATATAGCTATTCTTAATATTGGTATTTTAGGGATTGCTTACTTTAAGAAATGGAATCTTTTGACATTGTTATCTTTTCTATTTACCACACTATTGTTTTTCTCCTGGTATATTAGTGAATTGGATGCTAATAAATTGCCACATAAAGGAGCGCTAATTTTTGCAACCCTATTTTACTTTTTGTTTAGTATTACAGCAGTTTTAAACAACGTAAGAAGCAAGGGAGAATTCTCTAAAATGGATTATTTTATTGTTTTAGCAAATACCTTCGCCTATTTTGGTTTGGGACTCGGAATTATTCATAATTGGGGTGTTGAGGCTAAAGGGTTGTTTACTTTGTCATTGGCGATATATAATCTTGTATATGCAGCAATATTATACAAGAGATTTGGATTGGATAAAAAAGCAGTGTATTTATTAATAGGGTTTGTGTTTACATTTATAACGATAACTATTCCGGTTCAGTTTGAAGGCAATCAGATAACATTGTTTTGGGCCTGTGAAGCGGTATTGTTGCTTTGGTTGTCACAAAAATCAAAAATTGATTTATTTAAAATAGGAGCTCTTCTAGTTCAAATATTAACTGTTATTAGTTTGGTTCTGGATTGGAATAATCATTACAACCTATCTGATAATAAACTTACAATAATTTTTAATCCAGCATTTTTAGCTGGTATTGTTGTCTTGGCTTCTTTAATTGCAATTCGTTTTTTACTTAAAAAAGAAGAATCGGTAACAAATGTGTTTTCGTTTAAATTTGACCCTGTTTTATATAGTTCTGTACTTCAATGGAAAATTTTAGTCATAGCATATTTTGTAGGTATTTTTGAAGTTGGTTATCAATCAGGGACATATTTGTCAAATGAGTTTTCGGCCATGTCTTTGCCAGTTACTTATCATTATGTTTTTAGTACAATTCTTGTTTACTTGGCCTTAAAACTTTATAAGGAAAAAATCTTTCCGTTGGTCACATTACTAGTTGTGATGAATGTCTTTTTGTATGTAGTGTATTTTTACAGAATCCCTTCTAATGAAGTTAGTTCAAATATTATAGCAAATTTAAATTCTGGAGTCGCGTTTTATTTCCACTACATTATCTTGGGATGCACCGCCTATTTTATTTTGATTTTAGCAAAACAAATTCTTAATGAATCTCCTTTCAGTTTCCTCAAGTCAAGAATAGCACTTTGGATATTAGTTTTTTGTGGAGTTTATGTTTTGAGTAATGAACTCATAGTGCATTGTCTTTATTTTACAGATTTGAAAAGTATAATGTCAAATGTGAAAAAACTGGCTGGAAAAGAAGATTATATGTTTGACTTTTATACCGACGAAATGTTGGACGGTATCAAAACACAAGTTGTGAAAATTGGTTATCCTATTTTGTGGGGAATATTGTCTTTTGCCTTGTTGGTTTATGGAATAAAAAAGCAGTGGAAAGAATTGCGAATTATTGCTTTGTCACTTTTAGGATTAACGATTGTGAAATTATTCGTGTACGACATCAATAATGTGTCAGAAACAGGTAAAATTGTTGCGTTTATTTTGCTTGGAGTATTGGTGTTAACTATATCATTTGTATATCAAAAGATTAAGAAGTTAGTAGTAGACGAAAACGAAAATATTGTTCAAGATGAAAAGATTGATTAA
- a CDS encoding YybH family protein, with translation MRKTVLLLSSILLFSCNQKIDKTTIKEEITNAEKAFNNCASKEGIANAFYEFAAQDAVIKRENDTLIKGKEAIKNYYNNPKYSKAKVTWKPDFINVSDDGTMAYTYGQYIWTATDSTGNKKDFKGIFHTVWQKQKDGSWKYIWD, from the coding sequence ATGAGAAAAACAGTTTTGCTTTTAAGCTCCATTTTACTCTTCAGTTGTAATCAAAAAATTGATAAAACAACTATAAAAGAGGAAATTACTAACGCAGAAAAAGCATTTAATAATTGCGCTTCTAAAGAAGGTATTGCCAATGCATTTTATGAATTTGCCGCACAAGATGCTGTAATTAAAAGAGAGAACGACACACTCATTAAAGGAAAAGAAGCAATCAAGAATTATTATAACAATCCAAAATACTCAAAAGCAAAAGTAACTTGGAAACCAGATTTCATAAACGTTTCTGATGATGGAACAATGGCTTATACCTATGGACAATATATTTGGACTGCCACAGATTCAACAGGAAACAAAAAAGACTTCAAAGGCATCTTTCATACAGTTTGGCAAAAACAAAAAGATGGAAGTTGGAAATATATCTGGGATTAA